The proteins below are encoded in one region of Fusobacterium massiliense:
- a CDS encoding sigma-54-dependent transcriptional regulator: MKNAILAISEKKEVLKQIRKELAEKYEVITFNNLLDAIDMVRESDFDLILLDNNLEGLSIEEAKKKLESIGKEFVTIALVDEYNNDIYKTIENSGVFAILNKPLKIEDLDAILLPSLKGLELKKENRRLEDKISILEEDTDIIGQSMKIKEVRNLIEKIADSDLPVLIVGETGTGKDIIAKEIHKKSERNKGKYSQISCALFPGELIEREMFGYERGAFLGANASKKGLLEEIDGGTIYIEDIAKMDIKVQSRFLKAIEYGEFKRVGGTKVRKTNVRFIVGTDIDLKVETEKGKFRKDLYHRLTALTIEVPPLRERKEDIPVLANYFLNKIVRILHKETPVISGEAMKFLMEYYYPGNIMELKNLIERMALLSKDKILDVEQLPLEIKTKSNIVENKTVIGVGPLKEILEQEIYSLEEVERVVIAIALQKTRWNKQETSKILGIGRTTLYEKIRKYGLDIK; encoded by the coding sequence ATGAAAAATGCAATATTAGCAATTTCTGAAAAGAAAGAAGTACTAAAACAAATAAGAAAAGAGTTGGCTGAAAAATATGAGGTTATAACATTCAATAATTTATTAGATGCAATAGATATGGTTAGAGAAAGTGATTTTGATCTGATTCTTTTAGATAACAATTTAGAAGGTTTATCTATAGAAGAAGCTAAAAAGAAGTTGGAAAGTATAGGAAAGGAATTTGTAACTATAGCTTTAGTTGATGAGTATAACAATGATATTTATAAAACAATAGAAAATTCAGGAGTTTTTGCTATTTTAAATAAGCCTTTAAAAATAGAAGACTTAGATGCAATATTATTACCATCATTAAAAGGTTTAGAATTAAAGAAAGAAAATAGAAGACTAGAAGATAAAATAAGTATACTAGAAGAAGATACAGATATCATTGGTCAATCTATGAAAATAAAAGAAGTAAGAAATCTTATAGAAAAAATAGCTGACAGTGATTTGCCAGTTCTTATAGTTGGAGAAACTGGTACAGGAAAAGACATCATAGCTAAAGAAATTCATAAGAAAAGTGAAAGAAATAAAGGAAAATATTCTCAAATAAGTTGTGCTTTATTTCCTGGAGAATTAATTGAAAGAGAAATGTTCGGTTATGAAAGAGGAGCTTTTTTAGGAGCAAATGCAAGTAAGAAAGGACTACTTGAAGAAATAGATGGTGGAACTATATACATAGAAGATATAGCTAAAATGGATATAAAAGTTCAATCAAGATTTTTAAAAGCAATAGAATATGGTGAATTTAAAAGAGTTGGTGGGACTAAAGTTAGAAAAACTAATGTTAGATTCATAGTTGGAACAGATATAGATTTAAAAGTTGAAACTGAAAAAGGAAAATTCAGAAAAGATTTATATCATAGATTAACAGCATTAACAATAGAAGTTCCTCCTTTGAGAGAAAGAAAAGAAGATATTCCAGTATTAGCAAATTACTTTTTAAATAAAATAGTAAGAATACTTCACAAAGAAACACCAGTTATTTCTGGAGAAGCTATGAAATTTTTAATGGAATATTATTATCCAGGAAATATAATGGAATTGAAAAATTTAATAGAAAGAATGGCTTTATTATCTAAAGATAAAATATTAGATGTTGAACAACTACCTTTAGAAATAAAAACTAAATCAAATATAGTTGAAAATAAAACAGTTATTGGGGTAGGACCATTAAAAGAAATCTTAGAACAAGAAATATATAGTTTAGAAGAAGTTGAAAGAGTTGTTATAGCTATAGCTCTTCAAAAAACTAGATGGAATAAGCAAGAAACTTCTAAAATACTTGGTATAGGAAGAACAACTTTATATGAAAAAATTAGAAAATATGGTTTAGATATAAAATAA
- a CDS encoding 1-deoxy-D-xylulose-5-phosphate synthase: MLLEKINKPEDIKKLNFNEMRELAQEIRDTIIKRDAVYGGHFGPNLGIVETTIALHYVFNSPKDKFVFDVSHQTYPHKIITGRKEAFIDEKHFDDVTGYSNQYESEHDHFILGHTSTSISLALGLAKARDVKGETENIIAIIGDGSLSGGEALEGLNFAGSELNSNFIIVVNDNDMSIAENHGGLYKNLKLLRDTDGTAETNLFKAMGLNYIYVKDGNDIERVIEAFQKVKDIEQPIVVHISTQKGKGYKQAEIDKEPWHYVMPFDLETMEPKSKNNSENYTKVTREYLLKKMKEDKKVVLITAGTPGTLGFNKKTRDEVGSQFIDVGIAEETAVAIASGMASKGAKPIFGVVSSFIQRTYDQLSQDLAINNNPATFIIYYGGAIGMTDVTHLGWFDIPLISNIPNIVYLAPSTKEEHLAMLEWAIEQEKYPVVIRIPGGNMVSTGKEFKKDFSKLNTFEMKQQGKKIAIIGLGTFYQLGEQVAKLYEEKTGINLTVINPIYASGIDTEMLEDLKREHDLVVTLEDGVLDGGFGEKIARFYGNSNVKVLNYGLKKEFLDKVNISELLKINRLKKELILEDLLNLTDK; this comes from the coding sequence ATGCTTTTAGAAAAAATTAATAAACCAGAAGACATAAAGAAATTAAATTTTAACGAGATGAGAGAATTAGCCCAAGAAATTAGAGACACTATCATAAAAAGAGATGCCGTATACGGAGGACACTTTGGTCCTAACTTAGGAATAGTTGAAACTACGATAGCTCTACATTATGTATTTAATTCTCCAAAAGATAAGTTTGTATTTGACGTATCTCACCAAACTTATCCACATAAAATAATTACAGGAAGAAAAGAAGCTTTTATTGATGAAAAACATTTTGATGACGTTACTGGATATAGCAATCAATATGAAAGTGAACACGATCATTTTATATTAGGTCACACATCTACTTCTATTAGTTTAGCTTTAGGACTTGCTAAAGCAAGAGATGTTAAAGGAGAAACAGAAAATATCATTGCTATAATTGGAGATGGTTCTCTAAGTGGTGGAGAAGCTCTTGAAGGATTAAATTTTGCAGGTAGTGAATTAAATTCTAATTTTATTATAGTAGTAAATGATAATGATATGTCAATAGCTGAAAATCATGGTGGGCTGTATAAAAATTTAAAATTATTAAGAGATACTGATGGAACAGCAGAAACTAATTTATTTAAAGCTATGGGACTTAACTATATATATGTTAAAGACGGAAACGATATTGAACGAGTAATAGAGGCTTTTCAAAAAGTTAAAGATATTGAACAACCAATAGTTGTTCATATTTCTACTCAAAAAGGTAAAGGATATAAACAAGCAGAAATAGATAAAGAACCTTGGCATTATGTAATGCCTTTTGATTTAGAAACAATGGAACCAAAATCAAAAAATAACTCTGAGAATTATACCAAAGTTACAAGAGAATATCTACTAAAAAAAATGAAAGAAGATAAAAAAGTTGTACTTATAACAGCAGGAACTCCTGGAACATTAGGATTTAACAAAAAAACTAGAGATGAAGTTGGTTCTCAATTCATAGATGTCGGTATAGCTGAAGAAACAGCAGTTGCTATTGCATCTGGTATGGCTTCAAAAGGAGCTAAACCAATTTTTGGAGTTGTTAGTAGTTTTATTCAAAGAACTTATGACCAATTATCACAAGATTTAGCAATAAATAATAATCCTGCTACTTTTATCATTTATTATGGTGGAGCTATTGGAATGACTGATGTTACTCACTTAGGTTGGTTTGATATACCCCTAATAAGCAATATTCCTAATATAGTCTATCTTGCTCCTTCTACTAAAGAAGAACATCTTGCAATGTTAGAATGGGCAATAGAGCAAGAAAAATATCCGGTTGTAATTAGAATTCCAGGTGGAAATATGGTGTCAACAGGAAAAGAATTTAAAAAAGATTTTTCTAAATTGAATACTTTTGAAATGAAGCAACAAGGAAAAAAAATTGCTATTATTGGACTTGGAACTTTCTATCAACTAGGAGAACAAGTTGCTAAGCTGTATGAAGAAAAAACAGGTATTAATCTTACTGTTATAAATCCAATTTATGCAAGTGGAATAGATACTGAAATGTTAGAAGACTTAAAAAGAGAACATGACCTAGTCGTTACTCTTGAAGATGGAGTTTTAGATGGTGGTTTTGGAGAAAAAATTGCTAGATTTTATGGAAATTCAAATGTTAAAGTATTAAACTATGGTCTAAAAAAAGAATTCTTAGATAAAGTTAATATTAGTGAATTATTGAAGATAAATAGACTAAAAAAAGAACTAATACTTGAAGATTTATTAAATCTAACAGACAAATAA
- a CDS encoding pyridoxamine 5'-phosphate oxidase family protein — MNAKTEFLKIMAEQTEIALATSVDNIPNVRIVNFYFEPTENIIYFSSFRGNDKIKEIKSNPYVAFTTIPHSGNEHVKAKGIVQKSLKTIFDVAEQFIAKVPDYKDTIEYAGESLILFEIRFDTVIVTKDLGTIKTLKL; from the coding sequence ATGAATGCAAAAACAGAATTTTTGAAAATTATGGCTGAACAAACAGAAATAGCCTTAGCAACATCTGTAGATAATATTCCAAATGTGAGAATAGTAAATTTTTATTTTGAGCCGACTGAAAATATAATTTACTTTTCGTCTTTTAGAGGAAATGATAAAATCAAAGAAATAAAATCGAATCCATATGTGGCATTTACTACAATTCCTCACTCAGGAAATGAACATGTCAAGGCTAAAGGCATAGTTCAAAAAAGTTTAAAAACTATTTTTGATGTTGCTGAGCAATTTATTGCTAAAGTTCCGGATTACAAAGATACTATAGAATATGCGGGAGAATCCTTGATTTTATTTGAAATAAGATTTGATACGGTTATAGTTACAAAGGATTTAGGGACAATCAAAACATTAAAGCTATAA
- a CDS encoding helix-turn-helix transcriptional regulator, with protein MNKSERLNDMMIYLNNKSYFNLTDLMEKYNISRSTAIRDIQSLEQIGMPIFSEYGRYGRYGILKNRLLSPIIFTTDEMYAMYFSMLTLKEYQSTPFNLDLQKLKLKFESCISKEHKLNLSRMETVFSFKALKQVNNCPFLKDILYLSINYSVCDITYKSKNNDYKYTVQFLNISTSFGQWYVTVYNYDNDKMQVFRCDKILSLSINENKKPVDNYRIETLKKNNFKEKKSTDFEVNITERGVDLFIKENYPSMALVWCNNAPVIRGYYNKNEEDFISSYFSVFGKEIISINPPELKELIIKKIEDNITYIKSL; from the coding sequence ATGAATAAATCAGAGCGACTTAATGATATGATGATATATTTAAATAATAAGAGCTATTTTAACTTAACAGATTTGATGGAAAAATATAATATCTCAAGAAGCACTGCAATCAGAGATATTCAATCTTTAGAACAGATTGGAATGCCAATATTTTCGGAATATGGCAGGTATGGAAGATATGGAATTTTAAAAAATCGATTACTTTCACCCATTATTTTTACCACAGATGAAATGTATGCGATGTACTTCTCCATGCTGACACTAAAAGAATATCAATCCACCCCTTTTAATTTAGATCTACAGAAATTAAAACTGAAATTTGAATCCTGTATCTCTAAAGAACATAAGTTGAATTTGAGCAGAATGGAAACAGTATTCAGCTTTAAAGCTTTAAAGCAAGTGAATAATTGTCCATTTTTGAAGGATATATTGTATTTATCAATTAACTATTCTGTATGTGATATTACTTATAAAAGTAAAAATAATGATTATAAATATACCGTACAATTTTTGAATATATCTACATCGTTTGGTCAATGGTATGTGACAGTATATAATTATGATAATGACAAAATGCAAGTATTTCGTTGTGATAAAATTCTTTCTTTATCTATCAATGAAAATAAGAAACCTGTTGACAACTATAGAATTGAAACCTTGAAAAAAAATAATTTCAAAGAAAAAAAATCTACGGATTTTGAAGTAAATATAACAGAAAGAGGTGTGGATTTATTTATAAAAGAAAATTATCCATCAATGGCATTAGTTTGGTGTAATAATGCACCGGTTATTAGAGGATACTATAACAAAAATGAAGAAGATTTTATCTCGAGTTACTTTTCCGTTTTTGGAAAAGAAATTATTTCAATTAATCCACCTGAGTTAAAGGAATTGATTATTAAAAAAATAGAAGATAATATAACTTACATTAAATCTCTTTAA
- a CDS encoding sensor histidine kinase, which yields MLRLLCKICATLTPSDIDIVEQMSNVATILSNILDMDVFLDCPTKKNEEAMVVFHARPEKNSLYSKNISGEIAYRLDEPAVFRTFETGLPSRNYKAITQEKANVLQNILPIFNSLDEVICTIIIEYSEQQKEFFEKEYDKKAAGILMGQIDSLKDRVTEYINDGIIIFNKNGYSTYANKVAKSLYEKLGVTSITGQSFENLYFERAKYNDIIKNPDEYQQKEVKILDFILNVQCLVSKINEDVKRVTLIIKDITEEKKYEEELKIKTVFIKEIHHRVKNNLQTVASLLRIQKRRVKSLETKKILDETINRILSIAITHEILSATGIENISIKQILDILCKNYFKNNIDRSKKIDFEIVGDEFFISSDKATSVALVVNEIVQNATEHAFVTRDSGKIDITIKKGEKSSKITVSDNGIGMKATENNDSMGLLIISSLVKDKLKGNLEIKSQKDIGTTIEFDFKN from the coding sequence GTGCTAAGATTACTTTGTAAAATTTGTGCCACTTTAACTCCATCTGATATAGATATAGTAGAACAAATGTCTAATGTAGCTACAATACTTAGTAACATTTTGGATATGGACGTATTTTTGGACTGCCCAACAAAGAAAAATGAAGAAGCTATGGTAGTATTCCATGCAAGACCAGAAAAAAATAGTTTATACAGCAAAAATATTTCTGGTGAAATAGCATATAGGCTAGATGAACCAGCAGTTTTTAGGACATTTGAAACAGGATTACCCTCAAGAAACTACAAGGCTATCACTCAAGAAAAAGCTAATGTTTTACAAAATATTTTACCTATATTTAATTCTTTAGATGAGGTGATTTGTACTATAATAATAGAGTATAGTGAGCAGCAAAAAGAGTTTTTTGAAAAGGAATATGACAAAAAAGCAGCTGGAATATTGATGGGACAAATAGATAGTCTGAAAGATAGGGTAACAGAGTACATCAATGATGGGATAATAATTTTTAATAAAAATGGTTATTCAACATATGCTAATAAAGTTGCAAAGAGTTTGTATGAAAAATTAGGGGTAACCTCTATAACAGGTCAAAGTTTTGAAAATTTATATTTTGAGAGAGCTAAATATAACGACATAATTAAAAACCCAGATGAGTATCAACAAAAAGAAGTTAAAATATTAGATTTTATTTTAAATGTACAATGTTTAGTAAGTAAGATAAACGAAGATGTAAAAAGAGTAACTTTAATTATAAAGGACATTACAGAAGAAAAAAAATATGAAGAAGAGCTTAAAATAAAAACAGTTTTTATTAAAGAAATTCATCATAGAGTTAAAAATAATTTACAAACAGTTGCAAGTTTGCTTAGAATACAAAAAAGAAGAGTTAAAAGTCTTGAAACTAAAAAGATTTTAGATGAAACTATTAATAGAATTTTAAGTATAGCAATAACTCATGAGATTTTATCTGCTACTGGAATAGAAAATATTTCTATAAAACAAATATTGGATATTTTATGTAAAAATTATTTTAAGAATAATATAGATAGGTCTAAAAAAATAGATTTTGAAATAGTTGGAGATGAATTTTTTATTAGCTCTGATAAAGCAACTTCAGTAGCTCTAGTAGTGAATGAAATAGTACAAAATGCAACTGAACATGCTTTTGTAACAAGAGATAGTGGGAAAATTGATATAACTATAAAAAAAGGAGAAAAAAGTTCAAAAATTACTGTTTCTGATAACGGTATTGGTATGAAAGCAACAGAAAATAATGATAGTATGGGACTTTTAATTATAAGTTCATTAGTCAAAGATAAATTAAAAGGAAATTTAGAAATTAAGAGCCAAAAAGATATTGGAACAACAATAGAATTTGATTTTAAAAATTAA
- a CDS encoding ANTAR domain-containing response regulator, translating to MKLRVVVVEDETLTRIDLIEILKENGYDVVGEVSDGIEAVEVCKKMQPDIVLLDIKIPYISGLKVANILKEEGFTGCVVILTAYNIAEYIEEASNSIVMGYILKPIDEPIFIERLKMIYKNFKLYSDLKKEVEETKKKLEERKIVERAKGIVMAKYTLSEEEAYKKIRDLSMQKRISMYKLSEIIIMTGGLE from the coding sequence ATGAAGCTTAGAGTTGTTGTTGTGGAAGATGAAACACTAACAAGAATAGACCTTATAGAAATATTAAAAGAAAATGGATATGATGTTGTAGGAGAAGTTTCTGATGGAATAGAAGCTGTTGAAGTGTGTAAAAAGATGCAGCCTGATATAGTTTTATTAGATATAAAGATTCCATACATTTCAGGTTTGAAAGTAGCAAATATTTTAAAAGAAGAGGGTTTCACAGGTTGCGTGGTAATACTTACAGCCTATAATATTGCTGAATATATAGAAGAGGCTTCTAATAGTATAGTCATGGGATATATTTTAAAACCAATAGATGAGCCTATTTTTATTGAAAGGCTTAAAATGATATATAAAAATTTTAAGCTATATAGTGACTTGAAAAAAGAAGTTGAGGAAACTAAAAAGAAACTAGAAGAAAGAAAAATTGTTGAAAGAGCCAAAGGAATAGTTATGGCAAAATATACTCTTTCTGAGGAAGAGGCGTATAAAAAAATTAGAGATTTAAGTATGCAGAAAAGAATAAGTATGTATAAGTTATCAGAAATAATTATAATGACAGGAGGTCTTGAGTAA
- a CDS encoding EutP/PduV family microcompartment system protein: MKKIMLIGKTGCGKTTLTQKLNNEEVKYKKTQAVSYKSKVIDTPGEYVENKVYYKSLLVLSSDAKMIVMVQSSIDESTLFPPKFATMFPRKEVIGVITKVDLENSNAERSEKILREAGATEIYRIGLNDSEGLEAIRKRLGLDEA, translated from the coding sequence ATGAAAAAAATAATGTTAATAGGAAAAACTGGTTGTGGAAAAACAACTCTAACTCAAAAATTAAATAATGAAGAAGTTAAATACAAAAAAACACAAGCAGTTTCTTATAAGAGTAAAGTAATAGATACACCTGGAGAGTATGTTGAAAATAAAGTATATTACAAGTCATTGCTAGTTCTTTCGTCTGATGCAAAAATGATAGTAATGGTGCAATCTTCAATAGATGAATCAACATTATTTCCACCAAAATTTGCAACTATGTTTCCTAGAAAGGAAGTAATTGGAGTTATTACAAAAGTAGACCTAGAAAACTCCAATGCAGAAAGAAGTGAAAAAATATTAAGAGAGGCAGGAGCAACAGAAATATATAGAATTGGACTAAATGATAGTGAAGGTTTAGAAGCTATTAGAAAAAGGTTGGGGTTAGATGAAGCTTAG
- a CDS encoding BMC domain-containing protein, protein MEMNKQRVVQEYVPGKQVTLAHLIANPDKDMCIKLGLDEERTNAIGILTITPGEAAIISADVAIKSGSIELGFLDRFSGTLLLVGDFASVESSLKAVLEFLQNTLKFYVCEITKS, encoded by the coding sequence ATGGAAATGAACAAACAAAGAGTAGTGCAAGAATATGTACCAGGGAAGCAAGTAACACTTGCACATTTAATAGCAAATCCAGATAAAGATATGTGTATAAAATTAGGATTAGATGAAGAAAGAACTAATGCTATTGGAATACTTACAATAACACCTGGAGAAGCTGCTATAATAAGTGCCGATGTAGCTATAAAGTCTGGAAGTATAGAGTTAGGATTTTTAGATAGATTTAGTGGAACACTTTTATTAGTGGGAGATTTTGCTAGTGTAGAGTCTTCTTTAAAAGCAGTATTAGAATTTTTACAAAATACATTAAAATTCTATGTTTGTGAAATTACAAAATCATAG
- the folP gene encoding dihydropteroate synthase — translation MKKISCGNKEIILGERTLVMGILNVTPDSFSDGGKYNNLDAAMKQAEKLISDGADIIDVGGESTRPGHIQISSEEEISRVVPIIEKISKNLNTIISIDSYKYNVVEEAIKVGANIVNDIWGLQYDNGEMAQIVKKYNLPLIAMHNQNDEIYKKDIILSIRDFFEETYKIADKYEVDRNKIILDPGLGFGKNAEQNIEVLSRLNEIRDMGPILLGASKKRFIGKLLNDLPFDERVEGTVATTVIGIEKGIDIVRVHNVLENKRACLVADGIYRK, via the coding sequence ATGAAAAAAATTAGTTGTGGAAATAAAGAAATTATTTTGGGCGAAAGAACTTTAGTAATGGGAATTCTAAATGTTACACCTGATTCATTTTCAGATGGAGGTAAGTATAATAATTTAGATGCTGCTATGAAACAAGCAGAAAAACTTATCTCAGATGGAGCAGATATAATAGATGTTGGTGGAGAATCGACACGACCAGGGCATATACAAATAAGTTCAGAAGAAGAAATTTCAAGAGTTGTACCTATAATAGAAAAAATTTCTAAAAATTTAAATACAATAATATCAATAGATAGTTATAAATATAATGTGGTTGAAGAGGCTATAAAAGTTGGTGCAAATATCGTAAACGATATTTGGGGCTTACAATATGATAATGGAGAAATGGCACAGATTGTAAAAAAATATAATTTGCCTTTAATAGCTATGCATAATCAAAATGATGAAATCTATAAAAAAGATATAATTTTATCTATAAGAGATTTTTTTGAAGAAACTTATAAAATAGCAGATAAATACGAAGTAGATAGAAATAAAATAATTTTAGATCCAGGTTTGGGATTTGGGAAGAATGCTGAGCAAAATATAGAAGTTTTATCTAGATTAAATGAAATTAGGGATATGGGTCCTATATTATTAGGAGCCTCTAAAAAAAGATTTATAGGAAAACTTCTAAATGATTTACCTTTTGATGAAAGAGTAGAAGGAACTGTTGCAACGACAGTAATAGGTATTGAAAAAGGAATTGATATTGTGAGAGTTCACAATGTTTTAGAAAATAAAAGAGCTTGTTTAGTTGCAGATGGGATTTATAGGAAATAG
- the folK gene encoding 2-amino-4-hydroxy-6-hydroxymethyldihydropteridine diphosphokinase has translation MDKIYIRDLEFIGYHGVFEEEKKLGQKFFINLELTTNLREAGLNDDITKTTHYGEVSESIKKVFFQKKYDLIETLAEDIAREVLVNYPLVNELKLEIKKPWAPVGLPLKEVSVEITRKWTEVYISLGSNMGNKRENLEKAIKEVANIRDTFIIKESKIIETEPFGYKEQDDFLNSCIGVKTLLSSREILQELLSIEKKMGRERKIKWGPRIIDLDIIFYGKEVIEEDDLIVPHPYMEYREFVLKPLEEIIPNFVHPLLSKRISTLRKELENEKN, from the coding sequence ATGGATAAAATTTATATAAGAGATTTAGAATTTATAGGTTATCATGGAGTTTTTGAAGAAGAAAAAAAATTAGGACAAAAATTTTTTATAAACTTAGAGCTTACGACTAATTTAAGAGAAGCAGGCTTAAATGATGATATAACAAAAACAACTCATTATGGAGAAGTTTCAGAAAGTATAAAGAAAGTCTTTTTTCAAAAGAAATATGATTTGATAGAAACGTTAGCAGAAGATATTGCTAGAGAAGTATTAGTTAATTACCCTCTGGTAAATGAGTTAAAATTAGAAATAAAAAAACCTTGGGCTCCAGTAGGCTTACCTTTGAAAGAAGTTTCTGTTGAGATTACAAGAAAATGGACAGAAGTATATATCTCATTGGGCTCTAATATGGGAAATAAAAGAGAAAATCTTGAAAAAGCTATTAAAGAAGTAGCTAATATAAGAGATACTTTTATTATAAAGGAAAGTAAAATTATAGAGACAGAACCTTTTGGTTACAAAGAACAAGATGATTTTTTAAACTCTTGTATAGGAGTAAAAACTTTGCTTAGCTCCAGAGAAATTTTACAGGAATTACTTTCTATTGAAAAGAAAATGGGAAGAGAAAGAAAAATTAAATGGGGACCTAGAATTATTGATTTAGATATTATTTTTTATGGAAAAGAAGTTATAGAAGAAGATGACTTGATAGTACCTCATCCATATATGGAATATAGAGAATTTGTTTTGAAACCTTTGGAAGAAATAATACCTAATTTTGTTCATCCTTTACTTTCAAAGAGAATTAGTACACTTAGAAAGGAGCTTGAAAATGAAAAAAATTAG
- the folE gene encoding GTP cyclohydrolase I FolE gives MDSKKIENAFFEVIDALEDNSKYKEELKETPKRIADSYREIFGGIGVDPFSVLNKTYEVVSDDLIIEKNIDFYSMCEHHFLPFFGTISIAYIPNKKIFGFGDIIKLIEILSRRPQLQERLTEEIARYIYEILNCQGVYVVIDAKHLCMTMRGQKKENTKILTTSVKGVFETDINKKLEVLTLLK, from the coding sequence ATGGACTCAAAGAAGATAGAAAACGCTTTTTTTGAAGTAATAGATGCCTTAGAGGATAACAGTAAATATAAGGAAGAATTAAAAGAAACTCCTAAACGGATAGCCGATAGCTATAGAGAAATATTTGGGGGGATTGGAGTAGATCCTTTTTCTGTATTGAATAAAACTTATGAAGTTGTTAGTGATGACTTAATTATAGAAAAAAATATAGATTTTTATTCAATGTGTGAACATCATTTTCTACCTTTCTTTGGGACTATTTCCATAGCCTATATACCAAACAAGAAAATTTTTGGATTTGGAGATATAATAAAACTTATAGAAATTTTATCAAGAAGACCTCAACTGCAAGAAAGACTTACAGAAGAGATAGCTAGATATATTTATGAAATTTTAAACTGTCAAGGGGTTTATGTTGTTATTGATGCTAAACACTTGTGTATGACTATGAGAGGTCAAAAAAAAGAAAATACAAAAATTTTAACGACTTCTGTAAAAGGTGTGTTTGAAACTGATATTAATAAAAAACTTGAAGTTTTGACATTATTGAAATAA